The following are from one region of the Ktedonobacteraceae bacterium genome:
- a CDS encoding sulfite exporter TauE/SafE family protein, with the protein MDYRISIIGLFIGFLVGLTGMGGGALLAPIMILVLRVPPVWAVGTDSAYSAVTKALGSIVHFRQKSVNFKVALWLGCGSVPATILGVSIVQYIRLHYGDLINGIIIHAIGFTLLLVAVLLLVKPFIMRRVERKNLEAQKQAALKGEALAPDGTTRWEKRYRPLVTILIGAFVGILVGLTSVGSGTLIIVALAFIFPRLSTKELVGTDIAHAVMLHLAATMIYFNSGTIDWRLVGLLLIGSLPGVFIGSRLSKYIPDRFMRPVLATVLVISGWKLI; encoded by the coding sequence TTGGATTACCGTATTTCAATTATTGGATTGTTTATCGGTTTTCTCGTAGGTCTGACAGGCATGGGTGGCGGAGCTTTATTAGCCCCTATTATGATCCTGGTCTTGCGCGTTCCACCAGTATGGGCCGTTGGTACAGATTCCGCTTATTCCGCCGTCACGAAGGCGCTGGGTTCAATCGTGCATTTTCGCCAGAAAAGTGTGAATTTCAAGGTTGCGCTCTGGCTGGGATGCGGCAGCGTTCCCGCTACAATTCTAGGGGTCAGTATTGTCCAATATATTCGTTTGCATTACGGGGATCTCATCAATGGGATCATCATTCACGCTATTGGTTTCACGCTGCTGCTGGTAGCCGTGCTTTTGCTGGTGAAACCTTTCATCATGCGCCGTGTTGAACGCAAGAACCTGGAGGCCCAGAAGCAGGCCGCGCTTAAGGGCGAAGCGCTTGCTCCTGACGGCACAACGCGCTGGGAAAAACGCTACCGGCCACTGGTGACAATCCTCATCGGTGCATTTGTTGGCATCCTCGTCGGACTTACCTCGGTTGGTAGTGGTACGCTGATCATTGTGGCCCTGGCCTTCATATTCCCCCGGCTTTCAACGAAAGAGCTGGTGGGAACCGATATCGCTCATGCTGTCATGCTGCATCTCGCGGCGACCATGATCTATTTCAATTCAGGTACCATCGACTGGCGGCTTGTTGGACTATTGCTGATCGGTTCGCTGCCAGGGGTTTTCATCGGCAGCCGGTTGAGCAAGTACATACCCGACCGCTTCATGCGCCCCGTGCTCGCGACCGTCCTGGTGATATCCGGCTGGAAATTGATTTAA